A window from Solanum stenotomum isolate F172 chromosome 7, ASM1918654v1, whole genome shotgun sequence encodes these proteins:
- the LOC125871174 gene encoding kirola-like translates to MDLKSVLCVKIEIKANKDVFHDVFTNKPHHVSTMSPLHVQGFDLLEGDIGTVGSKICWTYTLDGEKKISKQILEAIDHEKKVLVLREFEGDVTDKYNSFKATLHIETKDEIDLVSWTLEYERPNENVPELISLLDFVVGMTKAIDDHHAN, encoded by the exons ATGGATCTAAAATCTGTATTGTGTGTCAAGATAGAAATAAAGGCCAACAAGGATGTGTTTCATGATGTTTTTACAAATAAACCACATCACGTCTCTACTATGTCTCCTTTGCATGTACAAGGTTTTGATCTTCTTGAAGGTGACATTGGAACTGTTGGATCCAAAATTTGTTGGACATATACCCTTG ATGGGGAAAAGAAGATTTCTAAACAAATACTTGAAGCTATAGATCATGAAAAAAAGGTGCTCGTACTCAGAGAATTTGAAGGAGATGTAACAGATAAATATAATAGTTTTAAAGCAACTCTTCATATAGAAACAAAAGACGAAATCGATTTGGTTAGCTGGACATTGGAGTATGAAAGGCCAAATGAGAATGTCCCTGAACTTATAAGTTTGTTGGACTTCGTTGTTGGTATGACAAAAGCTATTGATGATCACCATGCCAATTGA